From the Limnochordia bacterium genome, the window CTAGTGAAGGCCGCCAATCCGGATAAGACTATTTTATTCATCGACCATGCATCGCCAAGCCCGCGGAAAGAGTTGTCCAATGACCATATGTTGCTCCGTGCCTTTGCGGAGAAGACCGGGGCGCGGCTTTCCGATGTGGGGGAGGGAGTATGTCACCAGATCGTAGCTGAGGAATACGCAAAACCGGGAGATGTGGTGATTGGTGCCGACTCCCATACATGTACCGCCGGAGCATTAGGGGCCTTTGCTACAGGCATGGGTTCAACGGACGTGGCCATGGGGATGGCCTTGGGCAAGACCTGGTTTCGAGTGCCGGAGAGCCTTTCCATTGAAGTAAACGGTGCGCTACCAGCGCAGGTCTGTTCCAAGGATCTGATCATCTCAATTATTGGTGAGATTACCGCGGATGGAGCGACCTACAAGGCTTTGGAGTTTAAAGGTTCCACCATAGAACAGATGAAAATGACCGATCGGTTGACCCTGTCTAATATGGCTGTGGAGGCTGGGGCAAAGGTGGGGCTAATCGCCCCAGACAGCAAGACCTTGGAGTACTTGAAGGAGCAAGGGCGGCCGGAGGATTATGTGGAGTTTGGCCCTGACGCCGATGCTTTGTATGAGCAAGTACTGCAAGTTGATGCAGGGAAGCTAGAGCCGATGGTTTCATGTCCTCATACTGTGGATAATGTAAAACCCGCCAGGGAGCTTAGTGATGTCAAGGTGCAGCAGGTTTTCATCGGGTCTTGTACCAACGGCAGACTAAAAGACCTACAGGCAGCTGCGGCCATCCTTAAGGGTAAGAAGGTGGCCAAAAACGTACGGCTAATTGTTGTACCGGCATCCCGGAAGGTATTCCTACAGGCTCTGGACGCAGGATATATCCGGACCCTTGTAGAAGCGGGAGCCAATGTACTTGCGCCCGGTTGTGGTCCCTGTGTCGGTGTCCATGAGGGGATCCTAGGGGATGGAGAGGTTTCCTTGAATACCTCGAACCGCAACTTTCAAGGAAGATTGGGTAATCCCTTAGGGTTTATCTACCTGGCATCACCCATGACCGCGGCGGCCACCGCGATTACTGGCCGTATTACTGATCCCCGGGAGGTGGTGGCATGAAGTTACAGGGAGAAGCATGGAAATTTGGAGATAATATCTCCACGGATCATATTGCTCCGGGCCGTTTATTCCACTTGCGTTCCAATCTGCCTGAACTGGCCAAGCATGTGCTGGAAGATGCAGATCCTGACTTTGCCAAGAAGGTACAAAAGGGAGATTTTGTAGTAGGCGGGAGTAATTTCGGTCTCGGTTCTAGTCGGGAACATGCACCGACCATTATTAAGCTGGCAGGAGTAAGTGCGGTTTTAGCCAAATCCTTTGCCCGCATTTTTTTCCGCAATGCGATTAACGTGGGACTACCGGTTTTAATCTGTGATACGGATCAGATCCAGCAAGGGGACGAGCTAGAAGTAGACCTAGAGATGGGTCGTATTCTGAACAAGACCCAAAATGTTACTCTGGAGTTTAGCCCCTTGCCTCCGGTGATGCTGCAGATTCTGCAGGATGGTGGATTAGCAGCCCATGTGCAAAAGCATGGGGACTTGAAGTTAGATACCTGAAATAGGGAGAGTGACTACGATGGCATATAAAATGACCTTGATTCCAGGGGATGGAATTGGGCCTGAGATTGCCGATGCTGCAAGGCGTTGTATTGATGCCACCGGTGTAGAGATAGATTGGGAGGTTGTTGATGCGGGAATTGATGTGATTGATCAGTATGGCACTCCGCTGCCTGCCCATGTGCTCGAATCGATTAGGAAAAACAAGATAGCATTGAAAGGACCGATTACCACTCCAATTGGCCATGGTTTTCGTAGTGTGAATGTGACGCTGCGTCAGGAGTTGGGGCTCTATGCTTGTGTGCGACCATCGAAGTACTATCCTGGGGTACGTAGTCGGTACCAGGACGTAGATTTGGTGGTTATCCGGGAGAACACCGAGGACCTGTATGCGGGGGTTGAGTTTCCCAAGGACAGTGCCGAGGCCCAACAGATTATTGCCATGGCAAAGGATAAGATCAGGCCCGATTCGGCAATTTCGATTAAACCCATCAGTGTCACCGGTACAAGGGATATCGTCCGGTATGCCTTTGAGTATGCGGTGGCCAATGGACGTCGTAAGGTGACGGCGATCACCAAGGCGAATATTATGAAATGTACCGATGGTCTTTTCTATGATGTGGCCCGGGAAGTTGCTAAAGACTATGAGGGACAGATCGAGTATGAAGAGCGCCTCATCGATAACATGTGCATGCAGCTTGTGCAAAAGCCGGAGTATTATGATGTCTTGGTCTTGCCCAATCTGTATGGAGATATTATTTCCGATCTGTGTGCTGGGCTTGTTGGGGGATTGGGCATGGCTCCGGGTGCGAACATTGGTAAAGAGATGGCAGTCTTTGAAGCCACCCACGGTTCCGCTCCGAAGTATAAGGGACTGAACAAGGTAAACCCTGTGGCCTTGATTCTCTCTGGAGTGATGATGTTGCGGCATATGCAGGAGCAAGAGGCCGCAGACCGATTGGAGCAAGCTGTTGCTGCGGTGATCAAAGAAGGTAAGTCGGTCACCTACGATATGAAGCCCGATCCCACCGATCCAACAGCTGTTGGTACAAAGGAAATGGCTGATGCAATCATAGAAAAGCTTAAGGCTTAGTGGAGCATTAGGTCTTAGTTAGGATACCTTAAGTTGTTGACAAAGTCGCTATGTACAGTAACCACAGTACCGTTCGGGGGACATCGGTCCCCTCACCGGTACCGGGGATAGAAGTGAAGCTAGGCTTTTCTGTACCTTCATAAACCATCGTAATGTAGACAGTCGTCTGATGCGCCATACTTATTAGGATTAACCGATAGCCTAGGAGGTTATGCT encodes:
- a CDS encoding 3-isopropylmalate dehydratase large subunit codes for the protein MGKTLAEKILSMKAKRDVKAGEIAIVPVDVVLTQDGTGPLAVRQLEKINLVKAANPDKTILFIDHASPSPRKELSNDHMLLRAFAEKTGARLSDVGEGVCHQIVAEEYAKPGDVVIGADSHTCTAGALGAFATGMGSTDVAMGMALGKTWFRVPESLSIEVNGALPAQVCSKDLIISIIGEITADGATYKALEFKGSTIEQMKMTDRLTLSNMAVEAGAKVGLIAPDSKTLEYLKEQGRPEDYVEFGPDADALYEQVLQVDAGKLEPMVSCPHTVDNVKPARELSDVKVQQVFIGSCTNGRLKDLQAAAAILKGKKVAKNVRLIVVPASRKVFLQALDAGYIRTLVEAGANVLAPGCGPCVGVHEGILGDGEVSLNTSNRNFQGRLGNPLGFIYLASPMTAAATAITGRITDPREVVA
- a CDS encoding 3-isopropylmalate dehydratase small subunit; this translates as MKLQGEAWKFGDNISTDHIAPGRLFHLRSNLPELAKHVLEDADPDFAKKVQKGDFVVGGSNFGLGSSREHAPTIIKLAGVSAVLAKSFARIFFRNAINVGLPVLICDTDQIQQGDELEVDLEMGRILNKTQNVTLEFSPLPPVMLQILQDGGLAAHVQKHGDLKLDT
- a CDS encoding isocitrate/isopropylmalate dehydrogenase family protein, which translates into the protein MAYKMTLIPGDGIGPEIADAARRCIDATGVEIDWEVVDAGIDVIDQYGTPLPAHVLESIRKNKIALKGPITTPIGHGFRSVNVTLRQELGLYACVRPSKYYPGVRSRYQDVDLVVIRENTEDLYAGVEFPKDSAEAQQIIAMAKDKIRPDSAISIKPISVTGTRDIVRYAFEYAVANGRRKVTAITKANIMKCTDGLFYDVAREVAKDYEGQIEYEERLIDNMCMQLVQKPEYYDVLVLPNLYGDIISDLCAGLVGGLGMAPGANIGKEMAVFEATHGSAPKYKGLNKVNPVALILSGVMMLRHMQEQEAADRLEQAVAAVIKEGKSVTYDMKPDPTDPTAVGTKEMADAIIEKLKA